In Streptomyces sp. DG2A-72, one genomic interval encodes:
- the glnA gene encoding type I glutamate--ammonia ligase, translated as MFQNADEAKKFIADEDVKFIDVRFCDLPGVMQHFTVPVDAFDPDDELAFDGSSIRGFQAIHESDMALRADLSTARVDAFRRDKTLNINFFIHDPITGEQYSRDPRNVAKKAEAYLASTGIADTAYFGPEAEFYVFDSVRFATSANESFYHIDSEAGAWNTGAIEENRGYKVRYKGGYFPVPPVDHFADLRAEISLELGKAGLQVERQHHEVGTAGQAEINYKFNTLLAAADDLQLFKYIVKNVAWRNGKTATFMPKPIFGDNGSGMHVHQSLWTAGSPLFYDEAGYAGLSDTARYYIGGILKHAPSLLAFTNPTVNSYHRLVPGFEAPVNLVYSQRNRSAAMRIPITGSNPKAKRVEFRAPDSSGNPYLAFSALLLAGLDGIKNKIEPAEPIDKDLYELAPEEHAGVPQVPTSLPAVLDSLERDHEFLLQGDVFTSDLIETWIDFKRTNEIAPLQLRPHPHEFELYFDV; from the coding sequence ATGTTCCAGAACGCCGACGAGGCCAAGAAGTTCATCGCGGACGAGGACGTCAAGTTCATCGACGTCCGCTTCTGCGACCTCCCGGGCGTCATGCAGCACTTCACGGTGCCTGTCGATGCGTTCGACCCGGATGACGAGCTGGCGTTCGACGGCTCCTCGATCCGTGGCTTCCAGGCCATCCACGAGTCCGACATGGCGCTGCGCGCGGACCTGTCGACCGCCCGGGTCGACGCCTTCCGCCGTGACAAGACGCTGAACATCAACTTCTTCATCCACGACCCGATCACCGGCGAGCAGTACAGCCGTGACCCGCGCAACGTGGCGAAGAAGGCCGAGGCGTACCTCGCGTCCACGGGGATCGCCGACACCGCGTACTTCGGTCCCGAGGCCGAGTTCTACGTCTTCGACAGCGTCCGCTTCGCGACCAGCGCGAACGAGTCCTTCTACCACATCGACTCCGAGGCCGGCGCCTGGAACACCGGTGCCATCGAGGAAAACCGCGGCTACAAGGTCCGCTACAAGGGCGGCTACTTCCCGGTCCCGCCGGTCGACCACTTCGCCGACCTGCGTGCCGAGATCTCCCTGGAGCTGGGCAAGGCCGGTCTCCAGGTCGAGCGCCAGCACCACGAGGTGGGCACCGCCGGCCAGGCCGAGATCAACTACAAGTTCAACACGCTGCTCGCCGCGGCCGACGACCTCCAGCTCTTCAAGTACATCGTGAAGAACGTCGCCTGGCGCAACGGCAAGACCGCGACCTTCATGCCGAAGCCGATCTTCGGTGACAACGGCTCGGGCATGCATGTCCACCAGTCACTGTGGACGGCCGGTTCCCCGCTCTTCTACGACGAGGCCGGCTACGCGGGCCTGTCGGACACCGCCCGCTACTACATCGGCGGCATCCTCAAGCACGCCCCGTCGCTGCTGGCCTTCACCAACCCGACGGTGAACTCGTACCACCGCCTGGTCCCGGGCTTCGAGGCGCCGGTCAACCTGGTGTACTCGCAGCGCAACCGCTCCGCCGCGATGCGTATCCCGATCACGGGCTCCAACCCGAAGGCCAAGCGCGTCGAGTTCCGCGCGCCCGACTCCTCCGGCAACCCGTACCTCGCCTTCTCGGCCCTGCTCCTCGCGGGCCTGGACGGCATCAAGAACAAGATCGAGCCGGCCGAGCCGATCGACAAGGACCTGTACGAGCTGGCTCCCGAGGAGCACGCGGGCGTCCCGCAGGTCCCGACCTCCCTCCCGGCCGTCCTCGACTCCCTCGAGCGCGACCACGAGTTCCTCCTCCAGGGCGACGTGTTCACCTCCGACCTGATCGAGACGTGGATCGACTTCAAGCGCACGAACGAGATCGCGCCGCTGCAGCTGCGTCCGCACCCGCACGAGTTCGAGCTGTACTTCGACGTGTGA
- a CDS encoding acyl-CoA dehydrogenase family protein, producing the protein MSYDNMSTIVARASQVADIAARHTQEAEAARRLSPQVVHAVRDAGFARHFVPVAHGGTAGGFTELTSAVFVVGQGCTSAAWAASLAAYAGRYAAFLPAEGQAEIWADGPDALVAAALMPSGTAERVAGGWRLSGEWKYISGVHFADWALACAAVPQERSADPEGRPEVRYFAVPKTDFTITDSWFSVGMRGTGSDTLVLADVHVPEHRTLARSAVHAGRAPASDARCHIVPMYAVNSLPFAAPLVGAVRGAMRAWVERTASRVDRRGRAVREMPSTQVSLARSAAEVDAAELLVRRTAAVADGMESPPEGEAAVRGARDLALAVELLVSAVGRVFRTSGTSGQSATDPVQRFWRDVNSAASHVALSFESTGAAYGAWALSGDGRTEPV; encoded by the coding sequence ATGTCGTACGACAACATGTCGACGATCGTGGCTCGGGCGTCCCAGGTCGCCGACATCGCGGCCCGGCACACGCAGGAGGCGGAGGCCGCCCGGCGCCTCTCGCCGCAGGTGGTCCACGCGGTGCGGGACGCCGGTTTCGCGCGGCACTTCGTACCGGTGGCACACGGCGGCACGGCCGGCGGTTTCACCGAGCTGACCTCGGCGGTCTTCGTGGTCGGACAGGGCTGTACGTCGGCGGCCTGGGCGGCGTCGCTGGCCGCCTACGCGGGACGGTACGCGGCGTTCCTGCCCGCCGAGGGCCAGGCGGAGATCTGGGCGGACGGTCCGGACGCCCTGGTGGCCGCCGCGCTCATGCCGTCCGGCACGGCGGAGCGCGTGGCCGGCGGCTGGCGGCTCAGCGGTGAGTGGAAGTACATCAGCGGGGTGCACTTCGCCGACTGGGCGCTCGCCTGCGCGGCCGTACCTCAGGAGCGTTCCGCGGACCCCGAGGGGCGGCCCGAAGTGCGGTACTTCGCGGTGCCGAAGACCGACTTCACCATCACCGACAGCTGGTTCTCCGTGGGCATGCGCGGCACCGGCAGCGACACCCTGGTCCTGGCCGACGTCCACGTGCCCGAGCACCGCACCCTGGCACGCTCCGCCGTCCATGCCGGGCGGGCCCCCGCGTCGGACGCGCGCTGCCACATCGTGCCGATGTACGCCGTGAACTCACTGCCGTTCGCCGCCCCGCTGGTCGGCGCGGTGCGGGGCGCGATGCGCGCCTGGGTCGAGCGGACCGCCTCCCGCGTCGACCGGCGGGGCCGGGCCGTCCGTGAGATGCCCTCGACGCAGGTCTCCCTGGCCCGCTCGGCCGCCGAGGTGGACGCCGCGGAACTCCTCGTGCGGCGTACCGCGGCGGTCGCCGACGGTATGGAGAGCCCGCCGGAGGGCGAGGCGGCGGTCCGTGGGGCCCGGGATCTCGCGTTGGCGGTGGAGCTGCTGGTCTCGGCGGTCGGCCGGGTCTTCCGCACCAGCGGGACGTCCGGACAGTCCGCCACCGACCCCGTGCAGCGCTTCTGGCGGGACGTGAACAGCGCCGCCTCCCATGTGGCGCTCTCCTTCGAGTCGACCGGTGCGGCCTACGGCGCCTGGGCGCTGTCCGGCGACGGGCGGACCGAGCCCGTCTGA
- a CDS encoding MarR family winged helix-turn-helix transcriptional regulator: MTDQGGEMEIVHLLRAVAVELGLHSARFAHGNGMHPTDVRALIALMDASRADEEMTAGRLGAALGLNSAGTTALIDRLERAGHVRRVRGREDRRKVVVEVDERAVELGWAFFGPLIDRAVELLQAYDEGERAAIKGFLGAVRDAAAGDE, translated from the coding sequence ATGACGGACCAGGGCGGCGAGATGGAGATCGTCCACCTGCTGCGCGCGGTGGCTGTCGAACTCGGGCTGCACAGTGCCCGGTTCGCCCACGGCAACGGCATGCACCCCACCGATGTGCGCGCCCTGATCGCCCTCATGGACGCGTCGCGGGCGGACGAGGAGATGACGGCCGGGCGGCTGGGTGCCGCGCTCGGGCTGAACTCGGCGGGGACGACGGCCCTCATCGACCGGCTGGAGCGGGCCGGCCATGTGCGGCGGGTGCGCGGCCGGGAGGACCGGCGCAAGGTGGTCGTCGAGGTGGACGAGCGGGCGGTCGAGCTCGGGTGGGCCTTCTTCGGACCACTGATCGACCGGGCGGTGGAGCTGCTCCAGGCGTACGACGAGGGGGAACGGGCCGCGATCAAGGGGTTTCTCGGCGCGGTACGGGACGCGGCGGCCGGCGACGAGTGA
- the glnII gene encoding glutamine synthetase produces MSFKAEYIWIDGTEPTAKLRSKTKIMADDAKGAELPIWGFDGSSTNQAEGHASDCVLKPVFSCPDPIRGGDDILVMCEVLNIDLTPHATNTRAALTEVAEKFAAQEPIFGIEQEYTFFKDGYPLGFPKGGFPAPQGGYYCGVGADEIFGRDVVEAHLDNCLKAGLAISGINAEVMPGQWEFQVGPVSPLEVSDHLWVARWLLYRTAEDFGVAATLDPKPVKGDWNGAGAHTNFSTKAMREGYDAIITACESLGEGSKPLDHVKNYGAGIDDRLTGLHETAPWDKYSYGVSNRGASVRIPWQVEKDGKGYIEDRRPNANVDPYVVTRLIVDTCCSALEKAGQV; encoded by the coding sequence GTGAGCTTCAAGGCTGAGTACATCTGGATCGACGGCACCGAGCCGACGGCCAAGCTGCGTTCGAAGACCAAGATCATGGCCGACGACGCCAAGGGTGCCGAGCTGCCGATCTGGGGCTTCGACGGGTCCTCCACGAACCAGGCCGAGGGCCACGCCTCGGACTGCGTGCTCAAGCCGGTCTTCTCCTGCCCGGACCCGATCCGCGGCGGCGACGACATCCTGGTGATGTGCGAGGTCCTGAACATCGACCTCACCCCGCACGCCACGAACACCCGCGCCGCGCTGACCGAGGTCGCCGAGAAGTTCGCCGCCCAGGAGCCGATCTTCGGCATCGAGCAGGAGTACACGTTCTTCAAGGACGGCTACCCGCTCGGCTTCCCGAAGGGCGGCTTCCCGGCCCCGCAGGGCGGCTACTACTGCGGTGTCGGCGCCGACGAGATCTTCGGCCGTGACGTCGTCGAGGCCCACCTCGACAACTGCCTGAAGGCGGGTCTCGCGATCTCCGGCATCAACGCCGAGGTCATGCCCGGCCAGTGGGAGTTCCAGGTCGGCCCGGTCTCCCCGCTGGAGGTCTCCGACCACCTGTGGGTGGCCCGCTGGCTGCTCTACCGCACCGCCGAGGACTTCGGCGTCGCCGCCACCCTCGACCCGAAGCCGGTCAAGGGCGACTGGAACGGCGCCGGCGCGCACACCAACTTCTCCACCAAGGCGATGCGCGAGGGCTACGACGCGATCATCACCGCCTGCGAGTCGCTCGGTGAGGGCTCCAAGCCGCTCGACCACGTCAAGAACTACGGCGCCGGCATCGACGACCGCCTGACCGGTCTGCACGAGACCGCCCCGTGGGACAAGTACTCCTACGGCGTCTCCAACCGCGGTGCCTCCGTGCGTATCCCGTGGCAGGTCGAGAAGGACGGCAAGGGCTACATCGAGGACCGCCGCCCGAACGCCAACGTCGACCCGTACGTGGTGACCCGCCTGATCGTCGACACCTGCTGCTCCGCCCTGGAGAAGGCCGGCCAGGTCTGA
- a CDS encoding winged helix DNA-binding domain-containing protein produces MGDGRRYVDVAERRARVGLRHRLAGTARAATPEEIARSLVALHGTDPATVHLAVGARLGDAARTVTETERALYEDGSLVRMHGMRNTVFVFPTDLTAVVHASTGITVAARERANLLKQMAAAGAPDAAWLKEVEEATLAVLERRGQATAAELAQDEPRLREQFLYGAGKSYEGLHTVSTRLLRLLGQEGKVVRGRPLGSWTSSQFRWAPAPAHPELDIADAQAALLDRWLTACGPATEADLKWWTGWKVTDVRRALKATGAEEVRLDEGTGYVAAGDTDPVTEPPAPWAALLSALDPTAMGWQYRDWYLSPDLRPALFDRSGNVGPTVWWNGHVIGGWAQRADGEIVWRVLDGEGVGSEAEAAIVAEAERLRGWVGSTRITPRFRTPLERELAG; encoded by the coding sequence ATGGGTGACGGGCGGCGGTATGTCGACGTGGCGGAGCGGCGGGCGCGGGTGGGGTTGCGGCATCGGCTGGCGGGTACGGCGCGGGCGGCGACGCCGGAGGAGATCGCCCGCTCACTGGTCGCGCTGCATGGCACCGATCCGGCGACGGTTCATCTGGCGGTGGGCGCGCGGCTCGGGGATGCGGCACGGACGGTGACCGAGACCGAGCGGGCGTTGTACGAGGACGGCAGCCTGGTCCGTATGCATGGGATGCGCAACACCGTGTTCGTGTTCCCGACGGACCTGACGGCGGTCGTGCACGCCTCCACGGGCATCACCGTCGCCGCCCGCGAGCGCGCCAACCTGCTCAAGCAGATGGCGGCGGCCGGGGCGCCGGACGCGGCCTGGCTCAAGGAGGTCGAGGAGGCCACGCTGGCCGTGCTGGAGCGCCGGGGGCAGGCGACGGCGGCCGAACTGGCCCAGGACGAGCCGCGGTTGAGAGAGCAGTTCCTGTACGGAGCCGGGAAGAGCTACGAGGGGCTGCACACCGTCTCGACACGGCTGCTGCGCCTGCTGGGCCAGGAGGGCAAGGTCGTACGCGGCCGGCCGCTCGGCTCCTGGACGTCGTCCCAGTTCCGCTGGGCGCCTGCCCCCGCGCATCCCGAACTGGACATCGCCGACGCCCAGGCCGCCCTCCTCGACCGCTGGCTGACGGCCTGCGGCCCCGCCACCGAGGCCGACCTCAAGTGGTGGACCGGCTGGAAGGTGACCGATGTGCGCCGGGCCCTCAAGGCGACCGGCGCGGAAGAGGTGCGGCTCGACGAGGGCACCGGCTACGTCGCCGCCGGTGACACCGACCCCGTGACCGAGCCCCCCGCCCCCTGGGCCGCCCTGCTGTCCGCCCTCGACCCGACGGCGATGGGCTGGCAGTACCGCGACTGGTACCTCTCCCCCGACCTGCGCCCCGCCCTCTTCGACCGCAGCGGCAACGTGGGCCCGACGGTGTGGTGGAACGGCCATGTGATCGGGGGGTGGGCCCAGCGGGCCGACGGCGAGATCGTGTGGCGCGTGCTGGACGGGGAGGGCGTCGGCAGCGAGGCGGAGGCCGCGATCGTGGCCGAGGCGGAGCGGTTGCGCGGGTGGGTGGGGTCGACGCGGATCACGCCGCGGTTCCGGACGCCGTTGGAGAGGGAGTTGGCGGGGTAG
- a CDS encoding winged helix-turn-helix domain-containing protein: MANTRSLSSAATLDSSTGSRHHLRAVDRDEVIDVADLLPPGATWLPAPQHSLPTLPGQPPMIGYLVLVPADRQPPLPQEPDGDQLVRVDTDRRTAEVDGRELDLTYLEFELLAHLVARPNRVHTRDQLVTSVWGYGHVGDGRTVDVHIARLRRKLGAEHRGAIQTVRRVGYKYVPPTGR, from the coding sequence ATGGCGAACACTCGTTCTCTGTCCTCCGCCGCCACGCTCGACTCCTCCACCGGTTCCCGGCATCATCTGCGTGCCGTGGACCGGGACGAGGTGATCGACGTCGCGGACCTCCTGCCGCCGGGCGCCACCTGGCTGCCCGCTCCCCAGCACTCCTTGCCCACCCTGCCGGGACAGCCGCCCATGATCGGCTACCTGGTGCTCGTCCCGGCCGACCGGCAGCCGCCGCTGCCGCAGGAGCCCGACGGCGATCAGCTCGTCCGCGTCGACACCGACCGGCGCACCGCCGAGGTGGACGGACGCGAACTCGACCTCACCTACCTGGAGTTTGAGCTGCTCGCCCACCTCGTCGCCCGCCCGAACCGAGTGCACACCCGCGACCAGCTGGTCACCTCCGTCTGGGGGTACGGACACGTCGGCGACGGCCGCACCGTCGACGTCCATATCGCCCGGCTGCGCCGCAAGCTGGGCGCGGAGCACCGTGGGGCGATTCAGACGGTACGGCGGGTCGGGTACAAGTACGTGCCGCCGACCGGGCGTTGA
- a CDS encoding flavin reductase family protein translates to MAIPDDVALAEALVAPEEFRAAMARFASGVVVVTTRCQDGTPRGFTASSFCSVSLEPPMVLVCLANSADSAWSFARCDRFAVSVLTPVHQPLALRFATKGTDKFAAGGMWLSPGGLPTVRQALSELDCEAHARHPAGDHTVLIGRVTGVRLGEGSPMVYYDRDFRTLA, encoded by the coding sequence ATGGCCATACCGGATGACGTAGCCCTGGCGGAAGCGCTGGTGGCGCCCGAGGAGTTCCGGGCCGCGATGGCCCGCTTTGCCTCTGGCGTCGTGGTGGTGACCACCCGGTGCCAGGACGGCACCCCGCGCGGATTCACCGCCAGTTCCTTCTGCTCGGTGTCGCTGGAGCCGCCGATGGTCCTGGTGTGCCTGGCGAACTCGGCCGACTCGGCGTGGTCGTTCGCGCGCTGCGACCGTTTCGCGGTGAGCGTGCTGACCCCGGTCCACCAGCCGCTCGCCCTGCGCTTCGCCACCAAGGGCACCGACAAGTTCGCGGCCGGCGGGATGTGGCTCAGCCCCGGCGGACTGCCGACGGTCAGGCAGGCCCTGTCCGAGCTGGACTGCGAGGCACACGCACGTCACCCGGCCGGGGACCATACGGTCCTGATCGGCCGGGTGACGGGTGTACGGCTGGGTGAGGGATCCCCGATGGTCTACTACGACCGGGACTTCAGGACGCTGGCCTGA
- the htpX gene encoding zinc metalloprotease HtpX, with translation MQSRFRSDRGLTARMTVTLFLLGLLYVAFVAALIVLLKSWVLVVVVAAAFLGAQYWFSDRIALFAMRGRVVEREEYPELHAVIDRLCTLADLPKPTVAVSDMDMPNAFATGRNADKSVICVTTGLLRRLEPAELEGVLAHELSHVAHKDVAVITIASFLGVIAGLIVRFAFYSQLFGGGRRDQNTAVVFMAVMGVSAAVYAISFLLIRALSRYRELAADRAAALLTGRPSTLASALTKVSGDIARIPTKDLRTAQAFNAFYFTPALGKEPGIARYFSTHPSLEQRLDQLARISAELGEAAAPGKA, from the coding sequence ATGCAGAGCCGATTCCGGAGTGACCGGGGCCTGACCGCGCGGATGACGGTCACGCTTTTCCTGCTGGGATTGCTGTACGTGGCCTTTGTCGCGGCGCTGATCGTGCTGCTGAAGTCCTGGGTGCTGGTCGTGGTGGTCGCGGCGGCGTTCCTCGGGGCGCAGTACTGGTTCTCCGACCGGATCGCGCTGTTCGCGATGCGCGGGCGGGTCGTGGAACGCGAGGAGTATCCGGAGCTGCACGCGGTGATCGACCGGCTGTGCACGCTGGCGGATCTGCCCAAGCCGACGGTCGCCGTGTCCGATATGGACATGCCGAACGCGTTCGCCACCGGGCGCAATGCGGACAAGTCGGTGATCTGCGTGACCACCGGTCTGCTACGGCGTCTGGAGCCGGCCGAGCTGGAGGGTGTGCTGGCGCACGAGCTGTCGCATGTGGCGCACAAGGACGTCGCCGTGATCACGATCGCGTCGTTCCTCGGCGTGATCGCCGGGCTGATCGTGCGGTTCGCGTTCTACTCGCAGCTCTTCGGCGGCGGGCGCCGGGACCAGAACACCGCGGTGGTCTTCATGGCGGTGATGGGTGTCTCCGCGGCCGTCTACGCGATCAGCTTCCTGCTGATCCGGGCCCTGTCCCGGTACCGGGAGCTGGCGGCGGACCGGGCGGCGGCGCTGCTGACCGGCCGTCCCTCGACCCTGGCGTCCGCGCTGACCAAGGTGTCGGGCGACATCGCCCGGATCCCGACCAAGGATCTGCGCACGGCCCAGGCCTTCAACGCCTTCTACTTCACCCCGGCCCTGGGCAAGGAGCCCGGCATCGCCCGGTACTTCTCCACCCACCCCAGCCTGGAGCAGCGGCTCGACCAACTGGCGCGGATCTCCGCCGAGTTGGGTGAGGCCGCGGCTCCCGGAAAGGCGTGA
- a CDS encoding alpha/beta fold hydrolase — MSAAYDRDGFLAAYDKVIAKWPAEREAVTVPTPYGMTYVNLCGPRDAPPLVLLPGGGGATSASWFAQVVDLARTRRVCAVDLIGAPGRSTADGDRRLRTVDDLEAWLHALLDGLGIEEADLGGHSYGAWIALHYALRAPVRVRRLFLLDPTGCFAGFKAAYLLKALPMLLRPTPRRVRAFLDWETGGVPLDPDWLRLQETAAGFPSVKPVSGPRPAKDALRGLDMPVLLLLAGSSRTHDTYEVAERAGAVLPRAETEVLSDVSHHALPQAAPAELVRRLTEFLRS; from the coding sequence ATGAGTGCCGCGTACGACAGGGACGGCTTCCTGGCGGCGTACGACAAGGTCATCGCCAAGTGGCCCGCCGAGCGGGAGGCGGTGACGGTGCCGACGCCGTACGGCATGACGTACGTCAACCTGTGCGGCCCGCGTGACGCTCCCCCGCTCGTGCTCCTGCCGGGCGGCGGGGGAGCGACCTCCGCATCCTGGTTCGCCCAGGTCGTCGACCTCGCACGCACACGGCGGGTCTGCGCCGTCGACCTGATCGGCGCCCCGGGCCGCAGTACGGCGGACGGCGACCGTCGCCTTCGCACGGTCGACGACCTCGAGGCCTGGCTGCACGCCCTGCTCGACGGCTTGGGGATCGAGGAGGCCGACCTCGGCGGCCATTCGTACGGCGCCTGGATCGCCCTGCACTACGCTCTGCGCGCGCCGGTCCGCGTACGCCGTCTGTTCCTCCTCGACCCGACCGGCTGCTTCGCCGGGTTCAAGGCGGCGTATCTGCTGAAGGCGCTGCCGATGCTGCTACGGCCCACACCGCGCCGAGTGCGCGCCTTCCTGGACTGGGAGACCGGGGGTGTACCGCTCGACCCCGACTGGCTGCGCCTCCAAGAGACGGCCGCCGGCTTCCCCTCCGTGAAGCCGGTGAGCGGTCCGCGTCCGGCGAAGGACGCGCTGCGGGGTCTCGACATGCCGGTCCTGCTGCTCCTGGCCGGGAGCAGCAGGACCCATGACACGTACGAAGTGGCGGAGCGGGCGGGTGCGGTGCTGCCGCGCGCTGAGACGGAGGTGCTGAGCGATGTCTCGCATCACGCGCTGCCGCAGGCGGCACCCGCCGAACTGGTCCGCCGCCTCACCGAATTCCTGCGCTCCTGA
- a CDS encoding alpha/beta fold hydrolase yields MTEPSSPSSPSSFSPFVDEYDGELLRGVYGGDGDGDPDERATVVLLHGAGVLGSKERLLPLLGEFVARGCRGLAFDFSGHGESTGELRELSLRRRFEQAVSVIDTRACGPLVLVGFSMSGQTVADLARHYGERVVALGLCAPAVYAAEAWDVPFGEGDGRFSEIIRTPDSWRASPALDALRAYEGRAVLAVPGTDAVIPPAVTEAVQTALTTRARFTRFELPEADHMLGQWFREHADDRGRFVDTVLTATRLSVASAKMHSRM; encoded by the coding sequence ATGACTGAGCCTTCCTCGCCTTCCTCGCCTTCCTCCTTCTCGCCCTTCGTCGACGAGTACGACGGTGAACTCCTCAGAGGGGTCTACGGCGGTGACGGCGACGGTGACCCCGACGAGCGGGCCACCGTCGTTCTGCTGCACGGCGCGGGCGTACTCGGCAGCAAGGAGCGGCTGCTCCCGCTGCTCGGCGAGTTCGTCGCCCGCGGCTGCCGAGGCCTCGCCTTCGACTTCTCGGGACACGGCGAAAGCACCGGCGAGCTGAGGGAGTTGAGTCTGCGCCGGCGCTTCGAACAGGCGGTGTCCGTGATCGACACGCGCGCGTGCGGCCCGCTGGTGCTGGTCGGGTTCAGCATGAGCGGCCAGACGGTGGCCGACCTCGCCCGGCACTACGGCGAACGGGTCGTGGCCCTCGGCCTGTGCGCACCCGCCGTATACGCGGCCGAGGCGTGGGACGTGCCGTTCGGGGAGGGCGACGGCCGGTTCAGCGAGATCATCCGTACGCCGGACAGCTGGCGCGCCTCCCCCGCGCTGGACGCGCTTCGGGCGTACGAGGGCCGGGCGGTTCTCGCGGTGCCCGGCACGGACGCGGTCATCCCGCCCGCCGTGACGGAGGCGGTCCAGACGGCGCTGACCACACGCGCGCGGTTCACGCGCTTCGAACTGCCCGAGGCGGATCACATGCTGGGCCAGTGGTTCCGCGAACACGCGGACGACCGGGGGAGGTTCGTGGACACCGTGCTGACGGCGACCCGACTGTCAGTGGCGTCCGCGAAGATGCACTCACGGATGTGA
- a CDS encoding SDR family oxidoreductase → MRLLVLGGTEFAGRAVVEAALGRGWEVTVFHRGRHAPPPGVRSLHGDRTAPGGLAALAEGEWDAVVDTWSSAPRAVRDSARLLRGRAGRYVYVSSCSVYAWPPAAGYTEDAPLVEGASAEAEATEYARDKRGGELAAVAGFGADRSLLVRSGLILGPYENIGRLPWWLTRMARGGPVLAPGPKDLPLQFIDVRDLAEWILGAVERELSGPYNLIGPQGHTTTAGLLEACLRATGAAAELRWTDPDVVLGAGVEPWTQLPVWVPPGSELHAALHGADVSRALATGLVCRPVAETVTDTWTWLNGVGGTAPQRPDRPPVGLDPEVEAKILGGP, encoded by the coding sequence ATGAGACTTCTGGTGCTGGGTGGTACGGAGTTCGCGGGGCGGGCCGTCGTGGAGGCGGCGCTCGGTCGGGGCTGGGAGGTGACGGTCTTCCACCGGGGCCGGCACGCACCGCCTCCCGGTGTGCGGTCGCTGCACGGCGACCGCACCGCACCCGGCGGGCTCGCCGCCCTCGCGGAGGGCGAGTGGGACGCCGTCGTCGACACCTGGTCGTCGGCGCCACGTGCCGTACGGGACTCGGCGCGGCTGCTGCGGGGCCGCGCCGGGCGGTATGTGTACGTGTCGAGCTGCTCGGTGTACGCCTGGCCGCCCGCCGCCGGGTACACCGAGGACGCGCCCCTGGTCGAGGGCGCCTCGGCCGAGGCGGAGGCCACCGAGTACGCCCGTGACAAGCGGGGCGGCGAGCTGGCGGCCGTGGCGGGGTTCGGTGCGGACCGGTCGCTGCTCGTGCGCTCGGGGCTGATCCTGGGGCCGTACGAGAACATCGGGCGGCTGCCGTGGTGGCTGACCCGGATGGCGCGGGGCGGTCCCGTCCTGGCGCCCGGTCCGAAGGATCTGCCGCTGCAGTTCATCGACGTCCGCGATCTCGCCGAGTGGATCCTCGGTGCGGTGGAGAGGGAGCTGAGCGGTCCGTACAACCTGATCGGTCCACAGGGTCATACGACGACGGCAGGACTGCTGGAGGCGTGCCTGAGGGCGACCGGAGCGGCGGCCGAGCTGCGCTGGACCGATCCGGACGTCGTCCTCGGCGCGGGCGTCGAGCCGTGGACCCAGCTGCCGGTGTGGGTGCCGCCGGGCAGCGAGCTGCACGCCGCCCTGCACGGCGCCGACGTGTCCCGTGCGCTCGCGACGGGTCTTGTCTGCCGTCCAGTAGCCGAGACGGTCACCGACACCTGGACGTGGCTGAACGGCGTCGGAGGAACAGCCCCTCAGCGCCCGGACCGGCCTCCGGTCGGGCTCGATCCGGAGGTGGAGGCGAAGATCCTCGGCGGCCCATAG
- a CDS encoding RDD family protein — MDKRQAIGSWLSGPRAAMEEAGADFGYRGEQLGLPEEGPGSIARPGRRLGALAVDWALSLLIAYGLITDGYQQATGNWALLIFFVMSVLTVGTIGFTPGKRLFGLRVVHLDTGMANPVRALLRSALLCVAIPALIWDRDGRGLHDRLARTVEVRI; from the coding sequence GTGGACAAGAGGCAAGCAATCGGATCGTGGCTTTCCGGCCCCCGCGCGGCCATGGAAGAGGCTGGTGCCGACTTCGGATACCGGGGGGAGCAGCTCGGTCTCCCGGAGGAGGGGCCCGGCTCGATCGCCCGCCCCGGCCGCCGCCTCGGCGCCCTCGCCGTGGACTGGGCGCTGAGCCTCTTGATCGCATACGGCCTCATCACGGACGGCTACCAGCAGGCGACCGGAAACTGGGCCCTGCTCATCTTCTTCGTCATGAGCGTCCTGACCGTCGGCACGATCGGGTTCACCCCCGGCAAGCGCCTCTTCGGCCTGCGCGTCGTCCACCTGGACACCGGCATGGCCAACCCGGTGCGCGCCCTGCTGCGCTCGGCCCTCCTCTGCGTGGCCATCCCGGCCCTGATCTGGGACCGCGACGGCCGGGGGCTGCACGACCGGCTGGCGCGCACGGTCGAGGTACGGATCTGA